The following proteins are encoded in a genomic region of Coffea eugenioides isolate CCC68of chromosome 6, Ceug_1.0, whole genome shotgun sequence:
- the LOC113774163 gene encoding uncharacterized protein LOC113774163, with protein MDEEITFRPRDAVPLASGNHEAIVIDIVTNNYRVKKVYIDQGSAVDIMFYRVFKELGLRDDQLTPVRTPLVGFTGPPISSEGMITLMVTVGQAPKCRTVPVNFVVVKQSSPYNVFLGRPALNALRAIPSTFHLSIKFPTPGGIAEVRGDPEVARACYLATLRGQEKVVAQTTCLEPYIPGDEAQQLGTQDEIEEFPLREDRPDQVIRIGALLPPEEKEGLKVLLREYSQVFAWMVEDMPGIPTDLAVHHLNVDPNFKPVKQKKMSFAPERNEVIKAEVGKLLESKIILEVYYPTWLANPVLVRKDDQTWRMCVDFTDLNKACLKDCFPLPRIDRLVDSTVGFDVLCFLDAFKGYHQIEMAEEDRDKTSFITEEGTYCYRTMPFGLKNAGATYQRLVNKLFQNQIDKNMEVYVDDMIVKSRTDQRLIPDLREILDILQESRMRLNPKKCTFGVRSGRFLGFLVSREGIRANPDKLQAIMERKGGSTANGEDGSPEQVPLALREECQKAFIDLKAYLAELPTLTAPELGETLFLYLSACNEAISAVLVRKDGGVQRPVYYVSRALQGPETRYTSAEKLVLALVHAARKLRPYFQAHSIIVLTDQPLRQILTRPEVSGRMTKWAVELAEHDIGYRPRKAIKAQALADFLAEGASLSLTELSPLHKETVPKEPWVLFVDGASSKEGSGAGLLLTSPAGEELTYALRFDFPASNNEAEYEPLLTGLRIAHQMGITAIRVRSDSQLVVLQIRGEYEAKDEVMKKYLAKVREVVALFETFEIERVPRSQNKRADALSKLASSSFAHLSKEVLVEVVKQKSIDQVRVLAIDSSATWMAPLIDFLSSGALPENKTEARRIQIRAAKYAYAGGTLYRRSYLSPWLKCVTPEEGDYVLREIHEGICAAHVGSRVLAKKCLLLGYYWPSVFRDAADLAQKCRACQVHASLRHQPAREMWVEAEPLVSISGKAIQKFFLRNIVCCFGIPHVLISDNGRQFAENPFRSWCAELGINQHFASVGHPQANGQVENANQTDGYSRDPVLPNLRSRGCGARRGWSSLTQNTELRGSIQREELRCNLDMLEVRREEAAIRMAKYKSQLARYHNAKVKTIQYQPGDLVLRKNSISRAHSSNKLDPNWEGPYKVLEVSRAGYCRLAKMDGSEVPRTWHFSNLRLFVA; from the exons ATGGACGAGGAGATTACCTTCAGACCAAGGGATGCCGTCCCCCTGGCTTCCGGGAACCACGAAGCCATCGTGATAGACATTGTCACCAACAACTACCGGGTGAAAAAGGTGTATATCGACCAGGGTAGCGCGGTGGACATTATGTTCTATCGGGTATTCAAGGAGCTCGGATTAAGGGATGACCAGCTGACCCCGGTCCGGACACCTCTGGTAGGCTTCACCGGACCACCCATCAGCTCGGAAGGGATGATCACCCTAATGGTCACAGTAGGACAGGCTCCCAAATGCCGGACCGTTCCCGTTAACTTTGTGGTGGTCAAGCAGTCGTCCCCGTACAATGTGTTCCTGGGGAGACCTGCTTTGAACGCCCTCCGGGCTATTCCCTCTACCTTCCACCTCAGCATCAAGTTCCCCACCCCTGGAGGGATAGCCGAGGTGCGCGGCGACCCAGAGGTAGCCAGGGCTTGCTACCTGGCCACGCTCCGGGGGCAGGAGAAGGTGGTCGCCCAGACAACCTGTTTGGAGCCCTACATCCCAGGAGATGAGGCCCAACAGCTGGGCACCCAGGATGAGATTGAGGAGTTCCCCCTAAGGGAGGATCGACCCGATCAGGTCATCCGCATCGGGGCATTACTGCCCCCCGAGGAGAAGGAAGGCTTGAAGGTTTTATTGAGAGAATACTCCCAGGTCTTCGCGTGGATGGTGGAGGACATGCCGGGGATCCCTACAGACCTGGCAGTCCATCACCTCAACGTGGACCCTAACTTCAAACCAGTGAAACAGAAGAAAATGAGCTTTGCCCCCGAGAGGAATGAGGTGATCAAGGCAGAGGTTGGCAAGTTGCTGGAGTCCAAGATCATCCTGGAGGTCTACTACCCGACCTGGCTGGCCAATCCCGTTCTGGTCAGGAAGGACGACCAGACCTGGAGGATGTGTGTAGACTTCACGGACCTTAACAAAGCCTGCCTGAAAGACTGCTTTCCCCTGCCTAGAATCGACAGGTTAGTAGACTCTACTGTGGGTTTTGACGTTTTATGCTTTCTGGATGCTTTTAAGGGATACCATCAGATCGAGATGGCTGAGGAGGACCGCGATAAGACCTCCTTCATCACCGAGGAAGGAACCTACTGCTATAGGACCATGCCGTTTGGACTGAAGAACGCGGGAGCCACTTACCAGCGCCTGGTCAACAAGTTGTTCCAAAATCAGATCGACAAAAACATGGAGGTATATGTGGACGACATGATCGTCAAAAGCCGAACTGACCAACGGCTCATACCCGACCTGAGAGAGATCCTGGACATCCTACAGGAAAGCCGGATGCGCCTAAATCCGAAGAAGTGCACCTTCGGGGTCAGATCAGGAAGGTTTTTGGGTTTCCTGGTGTCCCGGGAGGGAATTCGGGCCAACCCGGATAAGCTCCAGGCCATCATGGAACGTAAAGGAGGTTCAACGGCTAACGGGGAGGATGGCAGCCCTGAGCAGGTTCCTCTCGCGCTCCGCG AGGAGTGCCAGAAGGCCTTCATCGACCTGAAGGCCTATCTGGCTGAGCTGCCCACTTTGACCGCCCCGGAACTAGGGGAGACTCTGTTCCTTTACCTATCCGCCTGCAACGAGGCCATCAGCGCAGTCTTGGTGCGGAAGGATGGGGGGGTTCAGAGACCGGTGTACTACGTTAGCCGAGCTCTACAGGGACCAGAGACGAGGTACACGTCGGCGGAGAAACTGGTCCTGGCCCTGGTACACGCTGCTCGCAAACTCCGCCCCTATTTCCAGGCTCACAGCATTATAGTCCTGACTGACCAGCCCCTGCGTCAGATACTCACCAGGCCCGAGGTCTCGGGCAGGATGACCAAATGGGCCGTCGAGCTAGCCGAGCATGACATCGGTTATCGGCCTCGCAAAGCTATCAAGGCCCAGGCCTTGGCAGACTTCCTTGCTGAGGGGGCTAGCTTGAGCCTAACCGAGCTAAGCCCCCTGCACAAGGAAACAGTGCCGAAGGAGCCCTGGGTGTTGTTCGTAGATGGTGCCTCTAGCAAGGAAGGAAGCGGAGCTGGCCTGCTGCTCACCTCGCCCGCGGGGGAAGAACTGACCTATGCGCTTAGGTTCGACTTCCCTGCGTCCAACAACGAGGCAGAGTACGAGCCCTTGTTGACGGGGTTGCGGATAGCCCACCAGATGGGCATCACCGCGATCCGGGTTCGGAGCGACTCTCAGCTCGTCGTCCTCCAGATCCGTGGGGAGTATGAGGCCAAGGACGAGGTAATGAAGAAATACCTGGCTAAGGTACGAGAGGTGGTAGCCCTGTTCGAGACCTTTGAGATTGAGCGGGTGCCAAGGTCCCAAAACAAGCGCGCGGACGCCTTGTCCAAGCTGGCGTCCTCCTCGTTCGCCCACCTGAGCAAGGAGGTCTTGGTAGAGGTGGTGAAGCAGAAAAGTATCGACCAGGTCCGGGTCCTGGCGATAGACAGCTCGGCCACCTGGATGGCTCCCCTTATTGACTTCCTTAGCTCGGGTGCCCTGCCCGAGAACAAAACCGAGGCTCGCCGAATCCAGATCCGAGCTGCCAAATACGCCTACGCCGGGGGAACGCTCTATAGGAGGTCGTATTTGTCCCCCTGGCTAAAGTGCGTGACGCCCGAGGAAGGTGACTACGTTCTGCGCGAAATCCATGAAGGTATATGTGCGGCACACGTCGGGTCCCGGGTGTTGGCCAAAAAGTGCCTCCTTTTGGGCTACTATTGGCCCTCCGTCTTCCGAGATGCAGCAGATCTGGCCCAAAAATGCCGAGCTTGCCAGGTGCACGCTTCGCTGCGCCATCAGCCAGCTCGGGAGATG TGGGTGGAAGCGGAGCCCCTGGTCTCTATCTCTGGAAAGGCGATTCAGAAATTCTTCTTGAGGAACATAGTTTGTTGCTTTGGGATTCCGCACGTCCTGATATCCGACAACGGCCGCCAGTTCGCCGAGAACCCTTTCCGGAGCTGGTGCGCTGAGCTCGGAATCAACCAACACTTCGCGTCGGTTGGCCACCCCCAGGCCAATGGTCAAGTGGAGAACGCTAACCAAACG GACGGCTACTCACGAGACCCCGTTCTCCCTAACTTACGGAGCAGAGGCTGTGGTGCCCGCAGAGGTTGGTCTTCCCTCACCCAGAACACAGAACTTCGTGGCAGCATCCAACGAGAAGAGCTTAGGTGTAACTTGGACATGCTCGAAGTCAGGCGTGAGGAAGCGGCTATTCGAATGGCTAAGTATAAAAGCCAGCTTGCTCGCTATCACAACGCCAAAGTGAAGACTATACAGTACCAGCCAGGAGACCTGGTCTTGCGAAAGAACTCGATCAGCAGAGCTCATAGTTCCAACAAGCTCGACCCAAACTGGGAGGGTCCGTACAAGGTCCTTGAGGTGAGCCGAGCTGGCTACTGCAGGCTCGCTAAGATGGATGGATCTGAAGTACCTCGGACTTGGCACTTCTCCAATTTACGATTGTTTGTAGCATAG
- the LOC113774164 gene encoding uncharacterized protein LOC113774164 produces MEHLFFSCENAAEVWKMAPVRWDGLQDKQHNLWLWWEQVTQALSLEQGQDRVNLTINILWQIWKARNKKVFEDANQEPFKILRKAQAEWLEFEQEREPEQEGIIIQTSSELNSKREMPRERVIRLYTDAAGKGIASKEEALAIRNALLMAKQAGWAKIIVYSDCKSVVKQTNKCSENDSNIATILEDVQDLRTGFDRCSFVFVPRTENEISHVLA; encoded by the exons ATGGAACACTTGTTCTTCTCCTGTGAAAACGCAGCAGAGGTATGGAAAATGGCTCCAGTCAGATGGGATGGATTACAAGACAAGCAACATAATCTATGGCTTTGGTGGGAGCAAGTTACTCAAGCACTATCGTTGGAACAAGGACAGGATAGAGTTAACCTTACCATCAACATCCTGTGGCAAATCTGGAAAGCCAGAAATAAAAAAGTTTTTGAAGATGCAAACCAGGAACCTTTCAAAATTTTACGGAAAGCACAAGCTGAGTGGTTAGAatttgagcaagagagggagcCAGAACAGGAGGGGATTATAATCCAGACAAGTTCCGAACTCAATTCAAAAAGGGAGATGCCAAGGGAGAGAGTGATAAGGTTGTACACGGATGCAGCT GGAAAGGGAATAGCAAGTAAAGAAGAAGCACTTGCCATAAGGAATGCATTACTGATGGCTAAACAAGCTGGATGGGCAAAAATTATAGTCTATTCAGACTGCAAATCAGTAGTTAAGCAAACTAACAAATGCAGTGAAAATGATTCAAACATTGCAACTATTCTAGAAGATGTACAGGATCTTAGAACAGGATTTGACAGATGCTCTTTTGTGTTTGTTCCTAGAACAGAAAATGAAATCAGCCATGTATTAGCATAG